In Pseudomonas fluorescens, one genomic interval encodes:
- the dxs gene encoding 1-deoxy-D-xylulose-5-phosphate synthase produces MPTTFHEIPRKRPTTPLLDRANTPDGLRRLGEAELETLADELRLELLYTVGQTGGHFGAGLGVIELTIALHYVFDTPDDRLVWDVGHQAYPHKILTGRRQRMETLRQKDGIAAFPRRAESEYDTFGVGHSSTSISAALGMAIAARLQNSDRKAIAVIGDGALTAGMAFEALNHAPEVNANMLVILNDNDMSISRNVGGLSNYLAKILSSRTYASMREGSKKVLSRLPGAWEIARRTEEYAKGMLVPGTLFEELGWNYIGPIDGHDLPTLIATLRNMRDLKGPQFLHIVTKKGKGFAPAEVDPIGYHAITKLEPLDAPAAAPKKAGGPKYSAVFGEWLCDMAAADPRLVGITPAMKEGSDLVAFSERFPLRYFDVAIAEQHAVTFAAGMACEGAKPVVAIYSTFLQRGYDQLVHDVAVQNLDVLFAIDRAGLVGEDGPTHAGSFDLSYLRCIPGMVIMTPSDENELRKMLTTGHLYNGPAAVRYPRGTGPNATIDKDLEPIEIGKGIVRRQGSKVALLVFGVQLTEALKVAKKLDATVVDMRFVKPLDEALVREIAGNHELLVTIEENAVMGGAGGAVSEFLARENILKSMLHLGLPDIYVEHAKPAQMLAECGLDEAGIEASIRERLELLNK; encoded by the coding sequence ATGCCCACGACGTTTCATGAGATTCCCCGCAAGCGCCCGACCACGCCCCTGCTCGACCGCGCGAACACGCCGGACGGCCTGCGCCGGTTAGGCGAAGCCGAGCTGGAAACCCTGGCCGATGAGTTGCGCCTGGAATTGCTCTACACGGTCGGTCAGACCGGTGGGCATTTCGGGGCCGGCCTGGGCGTCATCGAGCTGACCATCGCGTTGCATTACGTCTTCGACACCCCGGATGACCGGTTGGTGTGGGACGTCGGTCATCAGGCGTATCCGCACAAGATCCTCACTGGTCGCCGCCAGCGCATGGAAACCCTGCGTCAGAAGGACGGCATCGCCGCCTTCCCGCGTCGCGCCGAGAGCGAGTACGACACCTTTGGCGTCGGCCACTCCAGCACCTCGATCAGCGCAGCGCTGGGCATGGCAATTGCCGCCCGCCTGCAAAACAGCGATCGCAAGGCGATTGCGGTGATCGGTGACGGCGCGCTGACTGCCGGCATGGCCTTCGAGGCGCTGAACCACGCGCCGGAAGTCAACGCCAACATGCTTGTGATCCTCAACGACAACGACATGTCGATCTCGCGCAACGTCGGTGGCCTGTCTAATTATCTGGCGAAGATTCTTTCCAGCCGTACTTACGCGAGCATGCGTGAGGGCAGCAAGAAAGTCCTGTCGCGCCTGCCCGGCGCCTGGGAAATCGCCCGTCGCACCGAAGAATATGCCAAAGGCATGCTGGTTCCCGGCACCCTGTTCGAAGAGCTGGGCTGGAACTACATCGGCCCGATCGACGGCCACGACCTGCCGACCCTGATCGCCACCCTGCGCAACATGCGCGATCTGAAGGGCCCGCAGTTCCTGCACATCGTCACCAAGAAAGGCAAAGGCTTCGCCCCGGCGGAAGTCGACCCGATCGGTTACCACGCGATCACCAAGCTCGAACCGCTCGACGCCCCGGCCGCTGCGCCGAAAAAGGCCGGCGGGCCGAAGTATTCGGCGGTGTTCGGCGAATGGCTGTGCGACATGGCCGCGGCTGATCCGCGCCTGGTCGGGATCACCCCGGCGATGAAGGAAGGCTCGGACCTGGTGGCGTTCAGCGAACGTTTCCCGCTGCGCTACTTCGACGTGGCGATTGCCGAACAGCACGCGGTGACGTTCGCCGCCGGCATGGCCTGCGAAGGCGCCAAACCGGTGGTGGCGATCTACTCGACGTTCCTGCAACGCGGTTACGACCAGTTGGTGCATGACGTCGCGGTGCAGAACCTCGACGTGCTGTTCGCCATCGACCGCGCCGGTCTGGTGGGCGAAGACGGCCCGACCCACGCCGGCAGCTTCGATCTGTCTTACCTGCGCTGCATTCCGGGCATGGTCATCATGACCCCAAGCGATGAAAACGAACTGCGCAAGATGCTCACCACCGGCCACCTGTACAACGGCCCGGCGGCGGTGCGCTACCCGCGTGGCACCGGCCCGAACGCGACCATCGACAAGGATCTCGAGCCGATCGAAATCGGCAAGGGCATCGTCCGCCGCCAGGGCAGCAAAGTCGCTTTGCTGGTGTTCGGCGTGCAACTGACCGAAGCGCTGAAAGTCGCCAAGAAGCTGGATGCGACCGTGGTCGACATGCGCTTCGTCAAGCCGCTGGATGAGGCACTGGTGCGCGAAATCGCCGGCAACCACGAATTGCTGGTGACGATCGAAGAGAACGCGGTCATGGGCGGTGCCGGTGGCGCGGTCAGCGAATTCCTGGCGCGCGAGAACATTCTCAAGTCGATGCTGCATCTGGGCTTGCCGGACATTTACGTCGAGCACGCGAAACCGGCGCAGATGCTGGCCGAGTGCGGGCTGGACGAAGCGGGAATCGAAGCTTCGATTCGTGAGCGTCTGGAACTGCTCAACAAGTAA
- a CDS encoding cobalamin-binding protein encodes MRRLWLAVLLLACAGPVLASLRVVSLAPSLSEIVIELGSADLLVGVLDAGERPAALKDVPSVGRYGQLDMERLLSLKPDLLLLWPGSVGPAQRDQLKRLNIPTYVAEPHNLEQLSAQIEAIAAQLGRPERGVTLAADLRQKLDDLRQRYRRDTPLTVFYQVWDKPLYTVGGGQIISDALEVCGARNVFADLSLPAPQVSIEAVLQRNPQVILAGDQAQLDAWKAWPQVAAVKQGKLLLVTDKGLERPSGQMIDATAKLCQLIAPER; translated from the coding sequence ATGCGTCGTCTGTGGCTGGCGGTTCTGCTGCTGGCCTGCGCCGGCCCGGTGCTGGCGAGTCTGCGAGTGGTCAGTCTCGCGCCTTCTCTGTCTGAAATCGTTATCGAGCTGGGCTCGGCTGATCTGCTGGTTGGCGTGCTCGATGCTGGCGAGCGTCCTGCCGCGCTCAAGGATGTCCCGTCAGTGGGCCGCTACGGTCAGCTGGACATGGAGCGTCTGCTCAGTTTGAAGCCCGATTTGTTGCTGTTGTGGCCCGGCAGTGTCGGCCCGGCGCAACGCGATCAGCTCAAACGCCTGAACATCCCGACCTACGTCGCCGAACCGCACAATCTCGAACAGCTTTCTGCACAGATCGAAGCCATTGCCGCGCAACTCGGCCGGCCTGAACGTGGTGTGACACTGGCGGCGGATCTGCGCCAGAAGCTCGATGACCTGCGCCAACGCTATCGCCGGGACACGCCGCTGACCGTGTTCTATCAAGTCTGGGACAAGCCGCTGTACACCGTCGGTGGCGGGCAGATCATCAGCGATGCGCTCGAAGTCTGCGGCGCACGCAATGTGTTTGCCGATCTGAGTTTGCCGGCGCCGCAGGTCAGCATCGAAGCCGTGTTGCAGCGCAATCCGCAGGTGATTCTGGCCGGTGATCAGGCCCAGCTCGATGCGTGGAAGGCCTGGCCGCAGGTAGCCGCAGTGAAGCAAGGGAAACTACTGTTGGTTACCGATAAAGGCCTTGAGCGCCCAAGCGGCCAAATGATTGATGCCACTGCCAAACTCTGCCAATTGATCGCGCCTGAGCGCTGA